In Aerosakkonema funiforme FACHB-1375, one DNA window encodes the following:
- a CDS encoding SRPBCC family protein: MSDWLEHSVQVEVQVPIEFVWNLWSDLEQMPRWMKWIESVKVLEDNPELSRWKLATGGFEFTWLSRILKIIPNQIIQWESVSGLPNRGAIRFYDRHSSSIVKLSVAYAIPGWLGKLMDNLFLGRVVESTIQADLERFKEYALKAYAQS; this comes from the coding sequence ATGTCCGATTGGCTAGAACATAGCGTACAAGTAGAAGTCCAGGTTCCCATTGAATTCGTCTGGAATCTTTGGTCAGATCTCGAACAGATGCCCCGCTGGATGAAGTGGATTGAATCTGTCAAAGTTCTGGAAGATAATCCCGAATTATCCCGTTGGAAACTCGCGACGGGCGGTTTTGAATTCACATGGCTTTCCCGCATTCTCAAAATAATCCCAAATCAAATTATTCAATGGGAATCGGTGAGCGGTTTGCCCAATCGAGGCGCAATTCGCTTTTACGATCGCCACAGTAGCAGTATTGTCAAGCTATCGGTAGCTTATGCTATTCCCGGTTGGCTGGGCAAATTGATGGATAATCTCTTTTTGGGGCGTGTTGTTGAATCGACTATCCAAGCAGATTTAGAACGATTTAAAGAATACGCTCTCAAAGCTTACGCGCAATCTTAG
- a CDS encoding glycoside hydrolase 100 family protein gives MIVEDSAVTEAWSALENSIIYYQGRPVGTIAARDPDVEALNYDQCFIRDFVSSALVFLLKGRSEIVRNFLEETLKLQPKERQLLSSKPGRGLMPASFKVESVHGKERLKADFGEHAIARVAPVDSCLWWMILLRAYVNCTKDTDLVYRPDFQEGIRLIVELCLVARFDMYPTLLVPDGASMIDRRMGLYGHPLDIQSLFYAALRAGGELLFPDRDNQYLIKAIRSRLPALTDHIREHYWLDNHRLNVIYRFRVEEYGEEALNKFNIYSDSIPFYRLIDWLPEEGGYLAGNLGASQIDCRFFSLGNLMAIVSALTDRQQSLGILHLIETRWKNLVGDMPMKLCFPALEDIEWKILTGCDPKNRPWSYHNGGSWPVLLWMLTAASLKMGRPELADKAIKIAEKRLSKDEWPEYYDGKNGRLIGKEARRYQTWTIAGYLLAKELMENPARLKLVCFDEYPEIE, from the coding sequence AAGCGTGGTCAGCATTAGAAAACTCAATTATCTACTATCAAGGACGACCGGTGGGGACGATCGCAGCTCGCGATCCGGATGTAGAAGCGCTCAATTACGACCAATGCTTTATCCGCGATTTCGTTTCCAGTGCGCTGGTTTTTCTGCTCAAAGGTAGATCGGAAATAGTCCGCAATTTTCTTGAAGAAACCTTAAAGCTACAGCCAAAAGAAAGGCAATTGCTTTCTTCTAAACCCGGTCGAGGTTTAATGCCAGCTAGCTTCAAGGTTGAATCGGTACATGGAAAGGAACGTCTGAAAGCAGATTTTGGCGAACACGCGATCGCTAGAGTTGCACCGGTTGATTCTTGTCTTTGGTGGATGATACTATTGCGAGCTTATGTTAATTGCACAAAAGATACCGATCTAGTCTATCGACCGGATTTCCAAGAGGGTATCAGGCTGATTGTGGAACTGTGCTTAGTCGCTCGCTTTGATATGTACCCAACCCTTTTGGTTCCTGATGGCGCGAGTATGATCGATCGCCGCATGGGTCTTTACGGACATCCTTTAGATATCCAATCTTTATTTTATGCTGCCTTGCGTGCAGGTGGCGAACTTCTTTTCCCCGATCGAGATAATCAATACCTGATTAAAGCAATTCGCAGTCGCCTTCCAGCTTTGACCGACCATATTCGCGAACATTATTGGCTAGACAATCACCGTTTGAATGTGATTTATCGCTTCCGAGTTGAAGAGTATGGAGAAGAAGCTCTCAATAAATTCAATATATATTCAGATTCAATTCCATTTTATAGACTCATAGATTGGCTACCAGAAGAAGGCGGTTATTTAGCGGGCAATCTTGGGGCATCGCAAATCGATTGCCGCTTCTTTTCTTTAGGAAATTTAATGGCGATCGTTTCTGCTTTGACCGATCGGCAGCAGTCGTTAGGCATTTTACATCTGATTGAAACCCGATGGAAAAACCTAGTTGGAGATATGCCGATGAAACTTTGTTTTCCGGCTTTGGAAGACATAGAATGGAAAATACTGACCGGTTGCGATCCTAAAAATAGACCTTGGTCTTATCATAATGGTGGCAGTTGGCCTGTTTTGCTTTGGATGTTGACAGCAGCATCTCTGAAAATGGGTAGACCGGAACTGGCAGATAAAGCAATTAAAATTGCCGAAAAGCGTTTGAGCAAAGATGAGTGGCCAGAATACTATGATGGTAAAAATGGCAGACTGATTGGCAAAGAAGCGAGGAGATATCAAACTTGGACGATCGCCGGTTACTTATTAGCAAAAGAGCTAATGGAAAACCCCGCTCGTTTAAAATTAGTTTGTTTTGATGAATACCCTGAAATTGAATAA